The genomic window GTCATGCGGATGCGCGCGCCGTAGCAGCCCAGGCCGTCCACGGCGTCCACCGCACAGGCCGGACAGGGTCGAATGGAACGGGCCTCTCCGGCGTCCATAAATGGACCGCCCAGGAGAGGAAGGACAGTGCGGCCAAGGCTCGTCTGCATACGCATGAGGCCCTCCTTGCAAACAGAATCTTTGGGTACGTTAGCTCCTATACCCAGAAGAGGGCTCCATGGCTACAGCTTGAGCCAAGAATGTTTTTTCACATGAAGAAGCGTCGCCTTGGCAAACGGTTGCGTATCATTGAGTGCTTGATGAATCGGCAACGCTCATACTTTGTTCGTTTCAAGAACAAGTTCGTGACGTTTTGCATGACATTTCCTGCCAAATACGTCGAGAATTGAGCGCTATTCCGGCGAAAGCACTTCGAAGCCGAACGCGGGATCGACCACGCGGCGCATGTTCGTGCCCAGTATCTCCACGACCACGCATTCCGCCAGACGCCAGATGTCCACCCCGCGCCTCACGCAACCCACGCGGGCCGTGTTGCCGCGTCCGAAGCTGCCGTGCATGTGCAGCCTGGGCGCGCCTTGGGCGTCGGGAAAGATGGTCCCCACGGCGGCCAGTTCGTGCACTTCGCCCAGGGCGTGCAGGATGGGGATGATCTTTTTGGCCTCGCCGTCCACCGGGCCGGTGACGAGGGTGCCGTCGCCCGCGCCGCCGAGCAGCAGACACAGCCCCGAGGAGAGATTCTTCTCCCGGGCGAACTCTTCCAGGGAGTCGGGCAGCTTGTCGCCGTCTTCCAGGCGGATGACGAATATCCGGCCGATGCTTCCTTCAGACACTCTCATACGGCCTCCTTGGCGGTAATTAAGGTGGAAGTCGCCAACGATCTTTCAGGCCCCGCAGGGGCCACGCACGTCGCAGTACCGGCAGATGTCGCCTGGATACGGCGAAAAGACCGGCGTTTCAAGAAGATGACGGAGCAAGAAGCCGAGCAACAAGGGCATCTGTTCCGTGACCACGCGCTCGCGTGCCGCCATGGAGAACTTCGCCGGGAAATAGGAGATTTCCTTGCCGTCCTGCCCCAGGGCGATGAGGAGCCCGTCAACCGGCGGCTCGCCGTGCTCTTTTCGGCAAAGCGTCATGTACAGCGGCAACTGCAGCGAGCGGGCCATTTCGGCCAGACGCGGCAAGGGGTCGCGTTCCACGGCCGAATCCGGCGTCCAGGTCTCCACCGCCCCCC from Alkalidesulfovibrio alkalitolerans DSM 16529 includes these protein-coding regions:
- a CDS encoding PPC domain-containing DNA-binding protein, whose protein sequence is MRVSEGSIGRIFVIRLEDGDKLPDSLEEFAREKNLSSGLCLLLGGAGDGTLVTGPVDGEAKKIIPILHALGEVHELAAVGTIFPDAQGAPRLHMHGSFGRGNTARVGCVRRGVDIWRLAECVVVEILGTNMRRVVDPAFGFEVLSPE